The Stackebrandtia nassauensis DSM 44728 genome includes the window GGACGGTGGCCAGCCCGTTCTCCGTCAGGAACCGGGCGTCGGCGATACCGCCCCCGTAGCTTTGGGCGAACCAGGAACCCTTGTCGCTGACCAGGCCCTGCGCGAACCACAGTGGTGCGTCGGTGAGGTCGACCTGCGACAGTGGCTGTCCTTCCTGGGTGGCGTAGCCGATTCCCAGCGGGATGGCCAACAGTTCCCACAGCAGCAGACCGCCGCCGAGGCCCCAGCCCCATGCCGCGAGGGTGCGGCCCTTGCTGACCTGACGCATGATGTGGGTGAGCAGCGGTATGAACGCGACCATCCACACCGGAAACATCAGCCAGCCGACCACGGCGCCGTAGCCGTGCTGGCCGACCAGCAACGCCACCGTGCCGCCGACGCCCGCCATCGCGATCGCCGCCCCTTTGAGGCGGTCGCCCCCACTGGATGACTCGCCGACGATGGGTTGCCGGGCGCCGAGCCAGTAGCCGAGCGCCGCCAGCAGGGCGACGGACAGCAGGATGACGGTGACCGACAGGACGTCGATGACGATGGGTTTGAGCAGTGCTCGGTTCACCATTCCGGGAACCGCTTGGACCACGGCACACAGGGCGCCGACGGCGATGAACATGGCGATTCGGCGGCCCATGACGTTGAGTCGCGGCATGAGGAATCCCTTTCCTTGTCGGTCTCGGTACGCGGGCATCGTGAGCAGGCTGACGACGAAGGACAGCCGCTGCCAATGCCGTCGCCACGCCGACACCGAGGTGTCGTGGCGCAGCTCGTGCAGTTCGGCGCTCCATTCGGCGGCGTGTTCGTCGCGTACGTCGCGCGGCCAGCGCGCCGCCGCGAGCCGCACGCATCGCGCCTCGAGGGTGTCCACAGTTCTCATGCGGTGGCCTCCCCGGTGATGCCCGGCACAATGGACAGTTTTCGGAACATGGCCTCCAGTTCGGTGCGCGCCGCGGTGGCGCCGTGCGCGGTGAGGCGGTAGTAGCGCCGCGCGGGCCGTCCGGCTTCGTGGGGGTCGATCTGTTCCCACGTGGCCTCCACCCATTCGGCCTTGCGGAGTCGCATCAGGACCGGGTAGATGGTTCCGGCCGACAAGCCGGTGCGGCGCACGAGATCCAGGCCGTAGTGCTCCGCGCTTGGTTCGGTCAGCATCACCGCCAGCAACGAGGCGACGATCGGGGTGATGCGCACTTTCTCTGGCATGATCGAGATACTACATAGCCCTAGGAGAGTTTTCGATATAGGGTCCACCAGCGGATATGGATCGGCAGCGCACGACCTACGTCGACGCTGATCGATACGTGTTGACGGCGACGTCGACGAGGGACGCGATCAGGGGGTTGTGGCTCGCGCTCGCCCAGGCGACGACGAGCGGGCTGGGCGGCATGTCGGCCAACGGCACCAGACGCAGGCCCTCGGGCAGGTCGTGGCCGAGCGGCGCGATGCCGACGGTCCCGTTCCACAGCACCGCCTGGACGCATTCGCTGACGGTGCGCACCACCGGGCCCGCCGGTCGGTCGCCGACGGGGGTCGCCCCGTTCCAGTACTCCCGCCACATCGTGTCGGTGCCCTCGGGCAGCTGGAACCAGGGCCGATCGGCGAGGTCGGCAAGGTGGAGCGAGTCACGGGCGGCCAGCGGATCGTCGGCGCGCAGCACGGCCCCGACCCGGTCCTCGCGCAGCACGCGGACGCTGATGCCGGTCTCGTCGAAGGGCGACCGGGTCAGCGCCACGTCGACCAGGCCGGTGCGCAGTCCGGTGGTCGGGTCGGCGAAATCGGCTTCCCGGAACCGGATCGACACCTCGGGGTGGCGGCGGCGAAACGTCGTGGCCAACCGGGTTCCCGCCTCGTCGGCGCTGTCGGCGAGCGTTCCGATGGTGAGCGTTGTGGAGCCCGTGGCCGCGCGCACCCGGGTGCGGATCAGCTCGACCTGTTCCAGCAGGGCGCGGGCGTCGTCGTACAGCGTGGCTCCGGCGGCGGTGAGTGCGACGCCGGTTGCCGAGCGACGCAGCAGCACCGCGTCCAGGTCGGCCTCCAGCTGTTTGATGGCCCGGCTCAGCGGCGGTTGCGTCATGTGCAGCCGGGCCGCGGCCCGTCCGAAGTGACGTTCCTCGGCGACGGCGACGAAGTATTGCAGCAACCGGAACTCCACGATCAGCGACGATACCCGCGCGGTATCGGGCTTGCGGAATCGGTGTTGGACGGACGGGTCATCGCGGCGAAGCATTGCCGCCATGACCATCGAACCCCTCAGCCACGACCCGGTCGTCGACACCGGCCACGCCCAGGAGCTCGCCCGCGACCTGGTGGTGATCCCCAACGGCGGCGTCGGCCTGGTGCCCAACATCGGCGTCATCGGCGGTACTCGTGCCGTTCTGGTCGTGGAGACCGGCCTGGGCCCGCGAAACGCCGAGAAGGTGCTCGGCTTCGCGGCCGAGTACGCCAAGGGCCGCGAGCTGTTCCTGACCACGACGCATTTCCACCCCGAGCACGCCTTCGGCGCGCGGACCTTCGCGGACGAGGCGACCTACCTCGTCAACAGCGCGCAGGCGAAGAACCTCACCGACAAGGGACAGTCCTATCTGGAGATGTTTCGTGGCCTCGGCGCACCGATAGCGCGGCAGCTGGAGGGCGTGGAGCTGGCGTCGCCGGACGTGGTCTACGACGAGGAGTACGAGCTGGACCTCGGCGGTCGGGTGGTGCGGATGCGCGCCACCGGGCGTGGGCACAGCCTCGGCGACCAGGTGGTGACCGTCCCCGACGCGGACGTCCTGTTCACCGGCGACCTGGCCGAGGCCGGTCAGTTCGCGATCTTCCCGTGGTTCCCGCCCTATGACGTCGACGTGTCGGGGCTGCGGTGGATCGCGGTGATGCGCCGTCTGATCGCCACCGGTCCCAAGGTCGTGGTGCCTGGCCACGGCGAGGTCTCCGGTCCCCGGCTGCTGGCCGATGTCCGCGACTATCTGGAACTGTTGCGCGACGAGACCTGGATCCGCCGCGACTCGGCGATGCCGCCGGACACGATCGTCGCCGAGGTCGAGGCTCTGATGATCGAGCGGTATCCACAGTGGGCCGGGCAGGACTGGATCGCCAAGGGCGTCGGCTGTCTGTGCGCGGAGCACGCTGAGGACGACTCACCGGCGACGAGCGGCGTCGGGCGGGGCGGTAGCGTTTCGGGATGAAGATCTGTGTCTATGGGGCCGGCAGTATCGGCTGTTACGTCGGTGGCCGCCTCGCCGCCACCGGCGCCGACGTCGTCCTCATCGGCCGGGAACGGCTGGGCGCGCAGCTGGCGGACAACGGTTTGACCGTCACCGACTGGCAGGGCGCGAAGTTCCACGTCGAGGCCCCTCGATTCGACACCACGCCCGACGCGGCGTCCGATGCGGACCTGGTACTGGTGACGGTGAAGTCGGCCGCGACCGCCGAGACGGCGTCCACGTTGGCCGGATTGCTCAAGCCGGGCGCCGTCGTGATCAGTTTCCAGAATGGACTGCGCAACGCGCAGGTGCTGCGGGACGGGTTGCCCTCGGCGACGGTGCTGGCCGGGATGGTCGCGTTCAATGTGGTGAACCAGGGCGGCGGCGCGTTCCACGGCGCCACCGAGGGCGGCCTGGAGGTGCA containing:
- a CDS encoding PadR family transcriptional regulator; its protein translation is MPEKVRITPIVASLLAVMLTEPSAEHYGLDLVRRTGLSAGTIYPVLMRLRKAEWVEATWEQIDPHEAGRPARRYYRLTAHGATAARTELEAMFRKLSIVPGITGEATA
- a CDS encoding LysR substrate-binding domain-containing protein, which translates into the protein MEFRLLQYFVAVAEERHFGRAAARLHMTQPPLSRAIKQLEADLDAVLLRRSATGVALTAAGATLYDDARALLEQVELIRTRVRAATGSTTLTIGTLADSADEAGTRLATTFRRRHPEVSIRFREADFADPTTGLRTGLVDVALTRSPFDETGISVRVLREDRVGAVLRADDPLAARDSLHLADLADRPWFQLPEGTDTMWREYWNGATPVGDRPAGPVVRTVSECVQAVLWNGTVGIAPLGHDLPEGLRLVPLADMPPSPLVVAWASASHNPLIASLVDVAVNTYRSAST
- a CDS encoding MBL fold metallo-hydrolase; translation: MTIEPLSHDPVVDTGHAQELARDLVVIPNGGVGLVPNIGVIGGTRAVLVVETGLGPRNAEKVLGFAAEYAKGRELFLTTTHFHPEHAFGARTFADEATYLVNSAQAKNLTDKGQSYLEMFRGLGAPIARQLEGVELASPDVVYDEEYELDLGGRVVRMRATGRGHSLGDQVVTVPDADVLFTGDLAEAGQFAIFPWFPPYDVDVSGLRWIAVMRRLIATGPKVVVPGHGEVSGPRLLADVRDYLELLRDETWIRRDSAMPPDTIVAEVEALMIERYPQWAGQDWIAKGVGCLCAEHAEDDSPATSGVGRGGSVSG